In Brachypodium distachyon strain Bd21 chromosome 2, Brachypodium_distachyon_v3.0, whole genome shotgun sequence, one genomic interval encodes:
- the LOC100835205 gene encoding BRCA1-associated RING domain protein 1 isoform X2, translating into MEPPRSERATGESPTLKRSLRTRAPPRSVLRGTKSATDSSMVNMETETGVGNVEVVQQIQMQDEASTRRSSRPPKSRLVKYSCTESKGSGKSGALGDNEDATGSRIMQSPINLFIDECVFCHSFRKSEFHGPMVQYLKGRVVSSNKGNPTNAIYVHEKCIKWAPRVRFNGDTVLNMKKEIRRASGLKCSRCSLPGAALGCCIDKCAKTYHVPCALMIPECRWDPDNRNVWCPDHASSEALPCDAMPILESDISSSDHHNQELDIQGTSVIHNREDDQVDQLNTSSSSLPQRQFSNKDGISAGYHREEKEINKPSTLRSCPSDQWVLLGAVLSESEKDSLKEFASLTNATVVDKWEKNVTHVIVGRYGDAECRRSYEVLMAILSGKWVVKAGWIEDCLGELILGQETCLSVQIPVSEISYEVKFLYGSRTSIDGPTKGRARAAEEGPKLFAGLYFCLSAYLDSQDRENIQDLIAAADGQVLEGSNYVHLSRKDLDRNSVKLYFIYNGESPKKFTSSFLLDLQKEMEECIQYRDSGAQVISNLMLFDAIASYNTQILEPADHLASDMSE; encoded by the exons GGAGCCCCCGAGGAGCGAGCGAGCGACGGGGGAGAGTCCGACGCTGAAGAGATCGCTCCGGActcgggcgccgccgcggagtgTTCTCCGAG GTACCAAGTCTGCTACAGATAGCAGCATGGTCAACATGGAAACAGAAACGGGTGTTGGCAATGTTGAGGTTGTTCAGCAAATTCAAATGCAGGACGAGGCTTCAACTAGACGAAGCAGCCGCCCGCCTAAATCAAGACTTGTCAAG TATTCCTGTACAGAAAGCAAGGGTTCAGGGAAAAGTGGCGCGCTGGGAGACAATGAAGATGCCACTGGATCAAGGATAATGCAATCACCGATCAACTTATTTATAGATGAATGTGTTTTCTGCCATTCATTCAGAAAAAGTGAG TTTCATGGTCCGATGGTGCAATATTTAAAGGGAAGGGTAGTGTCCAGTAACAAGGGCAACCCAACAAATGCCATATATGTCCATGAGAAATGCATAAAGTG gGCCCCAAGAGTGCGTTTCAATGGTGATACTGTTCTTAACATGAAGAAGGAAATCAGGCGTGCTTCAGGGTTGAAATGCAGCAGATGCAGTCTCCCGGGAGCAGCCCTTGGTTGTTGCATTGATAAATGCGCCAAAACCTATCATGTCCCGTGTGCACTGATGATACCTGAATGCCGCTGGGATCCT GATAATCGTAATGTTTGGTGCCCCGACCATGCATCGTCTGAGGCACTGCCATGTGATGCGATGCCAATATTGGAAAGTGACATTTCTTCTTCCGACCATCACAA CCAAGAATTAGATATTCAAGGAACTTCTGTCATTCATAACAGGGAAGATGACCAAGTAGATCAGCTGAACACCTCAAGTTCTTCCTTGCCTCAGCG ACAATTTTCCAACAAAGACGGGATTTCTGCCGGTTACCatagagaagaaaaagaaataaacaagCCTAGCACCTTAAGAAGTTGCCCTTCGGATCAATGGGTTTTGCTTGGTGCAGTTTTAAGTGAATCAGAGAAG GATTCCTTGAAGGAATTTGCATCACTGACTAATGCAACCGTGGTTGATAAATGGGAGAAAAATGTGACTCATGTTATTGTTGGAAGATATGGTGATGCTGAATGTAGAAGATCGTATGAGGTCCTGATGGCGATATTGTCTGGGAAATGGGTTGTCAAAGCTGGAT GGATTGAGGATTGCCTGGGGGAGCTGATTCTAGGTCAAGAAACTTGTTTGTCGGTGCAAATTCCAGTCTCAGAAATTTCTTACGAGGTAAAATTCCTCTATGGTTCTCGCACATCAATCGATGGACCAACCAAAGGAAGGGCCAGAGCAGCTGAAGAG GGACCGAAACTGTTCGCCGGGCTGTATTTTTGCCTCAGCGCATACTTGGACTCTCAAGACAGGGAAAACATCCAAGATCTCATAGCAGCTGCCGACGGGCAGGTACTCGAGGGAAGCAATTACGTGCACCTGTCGCGTAAGGATTTGGACAGAAATTCAGTGAAGCTATACTTCATCTACAATGGCGAGTCTCCGAAAAAGTTCACTTCAAGCTTTCTTCTTGATCTTCAAAAGGAGATGGAGGAGTGCATCCAGTACAGGGACTCTGGGGCGCAGGTGATCAGCAACTTGATGCTGTTCGACGCTATCGCGTCCTATAACACGCAGATCCTGGAACCTGCAGATCACTTGGCTTCGGATATGAGTGAGTGA
- the LOC100835205 gene encoding BRCA1-associated RING domain protein 1 isoform X3 — MEPAIMKLSESEHRLRPGSARALLRRPLSQISETCRNGTKSATDSSMVNMETETGVGNVEVVQQIQMQDEASTRRSSRPPKSRLVKYSCTESKGSGKSGALGDNEDATGSRIMQSPINLFIDECVFCHSFRKSEFHGPMVQYLKGRVVSSNKGNPTNAIYVHEKCIKWAPRVRFNGDTVLNMKKEIRRASGLKCSRCSLPGAALGCCIDKCAKTYHVPCALMIPECRWDPDNRNVWCPDHASSEALPCDAMPILESDISSSDHHKEDDQVDQLNTSSSSLPQRQFSNKDGISAGYHREEKEINKPSTLRSCPSDQWVLLGAVLSESEKDSLKEFASLTNATVVDKWEKNVTHVIVGRYGDAECRRSYEVLMAILSGKWVVKAGWIEDCLGELILGQETCLSVQIPVSEISYEVKFLYGSRTSIDGPTKGRARAAEEGPKLFAGLYFCLSAYLDSQDRENIQDLIAAADGQVLEGSNYVHLSRKDLDRNSVKLYFIYNGESPKKFTSSFLLDLQKEMEECIQYRDSGAQVISNLMLFDAIASYNTQILEPADHLASDMSE; from the exons ATGGAACCGGCAATCATGAAGCTGTCTGAAAGTGAGCACCGCCTAAGACCAGGGAGTGCGCGCGCACTCCTTAGACGGCCCCTTTCCCAAATCTCCGAAACCTGCCGAAATG GTACCAAGTCTGCTACAGATAGCAGCATGGTCAACATGGAAACAGAAACGGGTGTTGGCAATGTTGAGGTTGTTCAGCAAATTCAAATGCAGGACGAGGCTTCAACTAGACGAAGCAGCCGCCCGCCTAAATCAAGACTTGTCAAG TATTCCTGTACAGAAAGCAAGGGTTCAGGGAAAAGTGGCGCGCTGGGAGACAATGAAGATGCCACTGGATCAAGGATAATGCAATCACCGATCAACTTATTTATAGATGAATGTGTTTTCTGCCATTCATTCAGAAAAAGTGAG TTTCATGGTCCGATGGTGCAATATTTAAAGGGAAGGGTAGTGTCCAGTAACAAGGGCAACCCAACAAATGCCATATATGTCCATGAGAAATGCATAAAGTG gGCCCCAAGAGTGCGTTTCAATGGTGATACTGTTCTTAACATGAAGAAGGAAATCAGGCGTGCTTCAGGGTTGAAATGCAGCAGATGCAGTCTCCCGGGAGCAGCCCTTGGTTGTTGCATTGATAAATGCGCCAAAACCTATCATGTCCCGTGTGCACTGATGATACCTGAATGCCGCTGGGATCCT GATAATCGTAATGTTTGGTGCCCCGACCATGCATCGTCTGAGGCACTGCCATGTGATGCGATGCCAATATTGGAAAGTGACATTTCTTCTTCCGACCATCACAA GGAAGATGACCAAGTAGATCAGCTGAACACCTCAAGTTCTTCCTTGCCTCAGCG ACAATTTTCCAACAAAGACGGGATTTCTGCCGGTTACCatagagaagaaaaagaaataaacaagCCTAGCACCTTAAGAAGTTGCCCTTCGGATCAATGGGTTTTGCTTGGTGCAGTTTTAAGTGAATCAGAGAAG GATTCCTTGAAGGAATTTGCATCACTGACTAATGCAACCGTGGTTGATAAATGGGAGAAAAATGTGACTCATGTTATTGTTGGAAGATATGGTGATGCTGAATGTAGAAGATCGTATGAGGTCCTGATGGCGATATTGTCTGGGAAATGGGTTGTCAAAGCTGGAT GGATTGAGGATTGCCTGGGGGAGCTGATTCTAGGTCAAGAAACTTGTTTGTCGGTGCAAATTCCAGTCTCAGAAATTTCTTACGAGGTAAAATTCCTCTATGGTTCTCGCACATCAATCGATGGACCAACCAAAGGAAGGGCCAGAGCAGCTGAAGAG GGACCGAAACTGTTCGCCGGGCTGTATTTTTGCCTCAGCGCATACTTGGACTCTCAAGACAGGGAAAACATCCAAGATCTCATAGCAGCTGCCGACGGGCAGGTACTCGAGGGAAGCAATTACGTGCACCTGTCGCGTAAGGATTTGGACAGAAATTCAGTGAAGCTATACTTCATCTACAATGGCGAGTCTCCGAAAAAGTTCACTTCAAGCTTTCTTCTTGATCTTCAAAAGGAGATGGAGGAGTGCATCCAGTACAGGGACTCTGGGGCGCAGGTGATCAGCAACTTGATGCTGTTCGACGCTATCGCGTCCTATAACACGCAGATCCTGGAACCTGCAGATCACTTGGCTTCGGATATGAGTGAGTGA
- the LOC100835205 gene encoding BRCA1-associated RING domain protein 1 isoform X1: protein MEPAIMKLSESEHRLRPGSARALLRRPLSQISETCRNGTKSATDSSMVNMETETGVGNVEVVQQIQMQDEASTRRSSRPPKSRLVKYSCTESKGSGKSGALGDNEDATGSRIMQSPINLFIDECVFCHSFRKSEFHGPMVQYLKGRVVSSNKGNPTNAIYVHEKCIKWAPRVRFNGDTVLNMKKEIRRASGLKCSRCSLPGAALGCCIDKCAKTYHVPCALMIPECRWDPDNRNVWCPDHASSEALPCDAMPILESDISSSDHHNQELDIQGTSVIHNREDDQVDQLNTSSSSLPQRQFSNKDGISAGYHREEKEINKPSTLRSCPSDQWVLLGAVLSESEKDSLKEFASLTNATVVDKWEKNVTHVIVGRYGDAECRRSYEVLMAILSGKWVVKAGWIEDCLGELILGQETCLSVQIPVSEISYEVKFLYGSRTSIDGPTKGRARAAEEGPKLFAGLYFCLSAYLDSQDRENIQDLIAAADGQVLEGSNYVHLSRKDLDRNSVKLYFIYNGESPKKFTSSFLLDLQKEMEECIQYRDSGAQVISNLMLFDAIASYNTQILEPADHLASDMSE, encoded by the exons ATGGAACCGGCAATCATGAAGCTGTCTGAAAGTGAGCACCGCCTAAGACCAGGGAGTGCGCGCGCACTCCTTAGACGGCCCCTTTCCCAAATCTCCGAAACCTGCCGAAATG GTACCAAGTCTGCTACAGATAGCAGCATGGTCAACATGGAAACAGAAACGGGTGTTGGCAATGTTGAGGTTGTTCAGCAAATTCAAATGCAGGACGAGGCTTCAACTAGACGAAGCAGCCGCCCGCCTAAATCAAGACTTGTCAAG TATTCCTGTACAGAAAGCAAGGGTTCAGGGAAAAGTGGCGCGCTGGGAGACAATGAAGATGCCACTGGATCAAGGATAATGCAATCACCGATCAACTTATTTATAGATGAATGTGTTTTCTGCCATTCATTCAGAAAAAGTGAG TTTCATGGTCCGATGGTGCAATATTTAAAGGGAAGGGTAGTGTCCAGTAACAAGGGCAACCCAACAAATGCCATATATGTCCATGAGAAATGCATAAAGTG gGCCCCAAGAGTGCGTTTCAATGGTGATACTGTTCTTAACATGAAGAAGGAAATCAGGCGTGCTTCAGGGTTGAAATGCAGCAGATGCAGTCTCCCGGGAGCAGCCCTTGGTTGTTGCATTGATAAATGCGCCAAAACCTATCATGTCCCGTGTGCACTGATGATACCTGAATGCCGCTGGGATCCT GATAATCGTAATGTTTGGTGCCCCGACCATGCATCGTCTGAGGCACTGCCATGTGATGCGATGCCAATATTGGAAAGTGACATTTCTTCTTCCGACCATCACAA CCAAGAATTAGATATTCAAGGAACTTCTGTCATTCATAACAGGGAAGATGACCAAGTAGATCAGCTGAACACCTCAAGTTCTTCCTTGCCTCAGCG ACAATTTTCCAACAAAGACGGGATTTCTGCCGGTTACCatagagaagaaaaagaaataaacaagCCTAGCACCTTAAGAAGTTGCCCTTCGGATCAATGGGTTTTGCTTGGTGCAGTTTTAAGTGAATCAGAGAAG GATTCCTTGAAGGAATTTGCATCACTGACTAATGCAACCGTGGTTGATAAATGGGAGAAAAATGTGACTCATGTTATTGTTGGAAGATATGGTGATGCTGAATGTAGAAGATCGTATGAGGTCCTGATGGCGATATTGTCTGGGAAATGGGTTGTCAAAGCTGGAT GGATTGAGGATTGCCTGGGGGAGCTGATTCTAGGTCAAGAAACTTGTTTGTCGGTGCAAATTCCAGTCTCAGAAATTTCTTACGAGGTAAAATTCCTCTATGGTTCTCGCACATCAATCGATGGACCAACCAAAGGAAGGGCCAGAGCAGCTGAAGAG GGACCGAAACTGTTCGCCGGGCTGTATTTTTGCCTCAGCGCATACTTGGACTCTCAAGACAGGGAAAACATCCAAGATCTCATAGCAGCTGCCGACGGGCAGGTACTCGAGGGAAGCAATTACGTGCACCTGTCGCGTAAGGATTTGGACAGAAATTCAGTGAAGCTATACTTCATCTACAATGGCGAGTCTCCGAAAAAGTTCACTTCAAGCTTTCTTCTTGATCTTCAAAAGGAGATGGAGGAGTGCATCCAGTACAGGGACTCTGGGGCGCAGGTGATCAGCAACTTGATGCTGTTCGACGCTATCGCGTCCTATAACACGCAGATCCTGGAACCTGCAGATCACTTGGCTTCGGATATGAGTGAGTGA
- the LOC100835205 gene encoding BRCA1-associated RING domain protein 1 isoform X4, with amino-acid sequence MQSPINLFIDECVFCHSFRKSEFHGPMVQYLKGRVVSSNKGNPTNAIYVHEKCIKWAPRVRFNGDTVLNMKKEIRRASGLKCSRCSLPGAALGCCIDKCAKTYHVPCALMIPECRWDPDNRNVWCPDHASSEALPCDAMPILESDISSSDHHNQELDIQGTSVIHNREDDQVDQLNTSSSSLPQRQFSNKDGISAGYHREEKEINKPSTLRSCPSDQWVLLGAVLSESEKDSLKEFASLTNATVVDKWEKNVTHVIVGRYGDAECRRSYEVLMAILSGKWVVKAGWIEDCLGELILGQETCLSVQIPVSEISYEVKFLYGSRTSIDGPTKGRARAAEEGPKLFAGLYFCLSAYLDSQDRENIQDLIAAADGQVLEGSNYVHLSRKDLDRNSVKLYFIYNGESPKKFTSSFLLDLQKEMEECIQYRDSGAQVISNLMLFDAIASYNTQILEPADHLASDMSE; translated from the exons ATGCAATCACCGATCAACTTATTTATAGATGAATGTGTTTTCTGCCATTCATTCAGAAAAAGTGAG TTTCATGGTCCGATGGTGCAATATTTAAAGGGAAGGGTAGTGTCCAGTAACAAGGGCAACCCAACAAATGCCATATATGTCCATGAGAAATGCATAAAGTG gGCCCCAAGAGTGCGTTTCAATGGTGATACTGTTCTTAACATGAAGAAGGAAATCAGGCGTGCTTCAGGGTTGAAATGCAGCAGATGCAGTCTCCCGGGAGCAGCCCTTGGTTGTTGCATTGATAAATGCGCCAAAACCTATCATGTCCCGTGTGCACTGATGATACCTGAATGCCGCTGGGATCCT GATAATCGTAATGTTTGGTGCCCCGACCATGCATCGTCTGAGGCACTGCCATGTGATGCGATGCCAATATTGGAAAGTGACATTTCTTCTTCCGACCATCACAA CCAAGAATTAGATATTCAAGGAACTTCTGTCATTCATAACAGGGAAGATGACCAAGTAGATCAGCTGAACACCTCAAGTTCTTCCTTGCCTCAGCG ACAATTTTCCAACAAAGACGGGATTTCTGCCGGTTACCatagagaagaaaaagaaataaacaagCCTAGCACCTTAAGAAGTTGCCCTTCGGATCAATGGGTTTTGCTTGGTGCAGTTTTAAGTGAATCAGAGAAG GATTCCTTGAAGGAATTTGCATCACTGACTAATGCAACCGTGGTTGATAAATGGGAGAAAAATGTGACTCATGTTATTGTTGGAAGATATGGTGATGCTGAATGTAGAAGATCGTATGAGGTCCTGATGGCGATATTGTCTGGGAAATGGGTTGTCAAAGCTGGAT GGATTGAGGATTGCCTGGGGGAGCTGATTCTAGGTCAAGAAACTTGTTTGTCGGTGCAAATTCCAGTCTCAGAAATTTCTTACGAGGTAAAATTCCTCTATGGTTCTCGCACATCAATCGATGGACCAACCAAAGGAAGGGCCAGAGCAGCTGAAGAG GGACCGAAACTGTTCGCCGGGCTGTATTTTTGCCTCAGCGCATACTTGGACTCTCAAGACAGGGAAAACATCCAAGATCTCATAGCAGCTGCCGACGGGCAGGTACTCGAGGGAAGCAATTACGTGCACCTGTCGCGTAAGGATTTGGACAGAAATTCAGTGAAGCTATACTTCATCTACAATGGCGAGTCTCCGAAAAAGTTCACTTCAAGCTTTCTTCTTGATCTTCAAAAGGAGATGGAGGAGTGCATCCAGTACAGGGACTCTGGGGCGCAGGTGATCAGCAACTTGATGCTGTTCGACGCTATCGCGTCCTATAACACGCAGATCCTGGAACCTGCAGATCACTTGGCTTCGGATATGAGTGAGTGA
- the LOC100843655 gene encoding probable NOT transcription complex subunit VIP2 isoform X2 produces MSGSLNSNISGDSTGRQFASTFSGQSGSFPGFHHSGLHNIHGNLNLASVAPRNSSLIGSPSPGVQQPGGNISGGRFPSNNLPASMSQIPHGHSGISNRGASSVLGNLGPRITNSVGNIVGGSSIGRSISSAGLSMPGIAPRMNLSGNSGGGAVSIPGSNRMSSIHQASPQFMNMLGGSYTTPGGTLSQNQVQAGNSSLGSSGMLHDGNSGDNSPFDINDFPQLTGRPNSAGGGQGQYGSLRKQAVSVNTIVQQSQEFSIQNEDFPALPGYKGSSSDYGMDLHHKDHFHENANMIQSQNNLMGKSSGFNLGGSYPARQQQQNANSVQNGLDNIGLRPTNSPSPSSNSGSYEQLIQQYNQPQTQSSIRLQTSSAPQSYKDQSLKSVQGTQTAPDPYTLLGLLSVIKMKEPGPTSLALGIDLTTLGLSLNSPDNLYKTFGSPWSNEPAKGEPDFQIPACFSAEQPPALQPLNFTKFHPMTLFYIFYSMPKDVSQLYAANELYNKGWLYHREYRVWLTRTPNVAPLVKTASYERGSYIYFDPNIWDTIQKDNFVLQYESVEKRPVLPTSSQSVRL; encoded by the exons ATGTCGGGATCTCTGAAT TCAAATATTAGTGGGGATTCAACAGGGAGGCAATTTGCATCAACCTTTTCTGGTCAGTCTGGATCATTTCCTGGTTTCCATCACTCTG GTTTGCATAATATCCACGGAAATCTCAATCTCGCATCAGTAGCACCAAGGAATTCTTCATTGATTGGTAGCCCATCCCCAGGCGTGCAACAACCTGGCGGTAATATTTCTGGTGGCCGATTTCCCTCAAATAACCTTCCAGCATCCATGTCTCAG ATTCCTCATGGGCATTCTGGTATCAGCAACAGAGGAG CTTCTTCAGTTTTGGGAAATCTAGGCCCACGAATAACAAATTCCGTTGGAAATATAGTGGGTGGCAGCAGTATTGGGCGAAGCATAAGCTCTGCAGGGCTGTCTATGCCTGGTATTGCACCCCGTATGAATTTGAGCGGCAATTCTGGAGGTGGGGCTGTTAGTATCCCAGGATCCAACCGAATGAGTAGTATACATCAAG CATCACCACAGTTCATGAACATGCTTGGGGGTTCTTATACAACACCTGGAGGAACACTATCTCAGAACCAAGTGCAAGCAGGAAACAGTTCTTTAGGTTCTTCAGGAATGCTACATGACGGAAACTCCGGTGACAATTCCCCGTTTGACATAAATGATTTTCCCCAATTAACAGGGCGTCCTAATTCTGCCGGAGGTGGTCAAGGGCAATATG GGTCGCTGCGAAAGCAAGCAGTCAGTGTGAATACCATCGTGCAGCAAAGCCAGGAATTCAGCATTCAAAATGAAGATTTTCCTGCTTTACCAGGATATAAAG GTAGCTCCTCCGATTATGGTATGGATTTGCATCACAAGGACCACTTTCATGAGAATGCAAATATGATCCAATCACAGAATAATCTT ATGGGTAAATCATCTGGCTTCAATTTGGGTGGTAGCTATCCAGCCCGCCAACAGCAGCAGAATGCTAATTCG GTTCAGAATGGGCTTGACAATATCGGACTAAGGCCGACAAATTCTCCAAGTCCGTCTTCTAATTCGGGGTCTTATGAGCAGCTTATCCAGCAATACAATCAACCGCAGACTCAAAGTTCGATTAGGTTGCAGACCTCGTCAGCCCCACAGTCCTATAAGGATCAGAGTCTGAAGTCTGTTCAGGGAACACAGACTGCGCCAGACCCATATACTTTACTTGGATTGTTGAGTGTGATTAAAATGAAAGAGCCTGGACCAACTTCTCTTGCTTTAGGGATTGATTTGACAACACTAGGGCTGAGTTTGAATTCTCCAGATAATCTTTACAAGACCTTTGGCTCTCCATGGTCAAATGAGCCAGCTAAAGGAGAACCTGATTTTCAAATCCCAGCTTGTTTCTCTGCTGAGCAACCTCCAGCGCTGCAA CCATTGAATTTCACAAAGTTTCACCCCATGACATTATTCTACATATTCTACAG TATGCCAAAGGATGTTTCTCAGTTATATGCTGCGAATGAACT ATACAATAAAGGGTGGTTGTACCACAGAGAGTACCGTGTGTGGCTCACAAGAACTCCAAATGTGGCACCTCTTGTCAAAACTGCAAGTTATGAACGAGGGTCCTACATTTACTTTGATCCAAACATTTGGGATACTATTCAAAAG GACAACTTTGTTCTCCAATATGAATCAGTAGAGAAGAGACCTGTCCTCCCTACCTCCAGCCAGAGCGTTAGATTATAA
- the LOC100843655 gene encoding probable NOT transcription complex subunit VIP2 isoform X1, producing MSGSLNSNISGDSTGRQFASTFSGQSGSFPGFHHSGLHNIHGNLNLASVAPRNSSLIGSPSPGVQQPGGNISGGRFPSNNLPASMSQIPHGHSGISNRGGMNVGGNPVFSSDMNAIGGSVHRLSSSLANVGNRNSAPGLTASSVLGNLGPRITNSVGNIVGGSSIGRSISSAGLSMPGIAPRMNLSGNSGGGAVSIPGSNRMSSIHQASPQFMNMLGGSYTTPGGTLSQNQVQAGNSSLGSSGMLHDGNSGDNSPFDINDFPQLTGRPNSAGGGQGQYGSLRKQAVSVNTIVQQSQEFSIQNEDFPALPGYKGSSSDYGMDLHHKDHFHENANMIQSQNNLMGKSSGFNLGGSYPARQQQQNANSVQNGLDNIGLRPTNSPSPSSNSGSYEQLIQQYNQPQTQSSIRLQTSSAPQSYKDQSLKSVQGTQTAPDPYTLLGLLSVIKMKEPGPTSLALGIDLTTLGLSLNSPDNLYKTFGSPWSNEPAKGEPDFQIPACFSAEQPPALQPLNFTKFHPMTLFYIFYSMPKDVSQLYAANELYNKGWLYHREYRVWLTRTPNVAPLVKTASYERGSYIYFDPNIWDTIQKDNFVLQYESVEKRPVLPTSSQSVRL from the exons ATGTCGGGATCTCTGAAT TCAAATATTAGTGGGGATTCAACAGGGAGGCAATTTGCATCAACCTTTTCTGGTCAGTCTGGATCATTTCCTGGTTTCCATCACTCTG GTTTGCATAATATCCACGGAAATCTCAATCTCGCATCAGTAGCACCAAGGAATTCTTCATTGATTGGTAGCCCATCCCCAGGCGTGCAACAACCTGGCGGTAATATTTCTGGTGGCCGATTTCCCTCAAATAACCTTCCAGCATCCATGTCTCAG ATTCCTCATGGGCATTCTGGTATCAGCAACAGAGGAGGTATGAATGTTGGGGGGAATCCTGTATTTAGTAGTGACATGAATGCTATTGGTGGTTCAGTACATCGTTTATCCTCAAGCTTGGCTAATGTTGGTAACCGAAATTCTGCTCCTGGGTTGACAGCTTCTTCAGTTTTGGGAAATCTAGGCCCACGAATAACAAATTCCGTTGGAAATATAGTGGGTGGCAGCAGTATTGGGCGAAGCATAAGCTCTGCAGGGCTGTCTATGCCTGGTATTGCACCCCGTATGAATTTGAGCGGCAATTCTGGAGGTGGGGCTGTTAGTATCCCAGGATCCAACCGAATGAGTAGTATACATCAAG CATCACCACAGTTCATGAACATGCTTGGGGGTTCTTATACAACACCTGGAGGAACACTATCTCAGAACCAAGTGCAAGCAGGAAACAGTTCTTTAGGTTCTTCAGGAATGCTACATGACGGAAACTCCGGTGACAATTCCCCGTTTGACATAAATGATTTTCCCCAATTAACAGGGCGTCCTAATTCTGCCGGAGGTGGTCAAGGGCAATATG GGTCGCTGCGAAAGCAAGCAGTCAGTGTGAATACCATCGTGCAGCAAAGCCAGGAATTCAGCATTCAAAATGAAGATTTTCCTGCTTTACCAGGATATAAAG GTAGCTCCTCCGATTATGGTATGGATTTGCATCACAAGGACCACTTTCATGAGAATGCAAATATGATCCAATCACAGAATAATCTT ATGGGTAAATCATCTGGCTTCAATTTGGGTGGTAGCTATCCAGCCCGCCAACAGCAGCAGAATGCTAATTCG GTTCAGAATGGGCTTGACAATATCGGACTAAGGCCGACAAATTCTCCAAGTCCGTCTTCTAATTCGGGGTCTTATGAGCAGCTTATCCAGCAATACAATCAACCGCAGACTCAAAGTTCGATTAGGTTGCAGACCTCGTCAGCCCCACAGTCCTATAAGGATCAGAGTCTGAAGTCTGTTCAGGGAACACAGACTGCGCCAGACCCATATACTTTACTTGGATTGTTGAGTGTGATTAAAATGAAAGAGCCTGGACCAACTTCTCTTGCTTTAGGGATTGATTTGACAACACTAGGGCTGAGTTTGAATTCTCCAGATAATCTTTACAAGACCTTTGGCTCTCCATGGTCAAATGAGCCAGCTAAAGGAGAACCTGATTTTCAAATCCCAGCTTGTTTCTCTGCTGAGCAACCTCCAGCGCTGCAA CCATTGAATTTCACAAAGTTTCACCCCATGACATTATTCTACATATTCTACAG TATGCCAAAGGATGTTTCTCAGTTATATGCTGCGAATGAACT ATACAATAAAGGGTGGTTGTACCACAGAGAGTACCGTGTGTGGCTCACAAGAACTCCAAATGTGGCACCTCTTGTCAAAACTGCAAGTTATGAACGAGGGTCCTACATTTACTTTGATCCAAACATTTGGGATACTATTCAAAAG GACAACTTTGTTCTCCAATATGAATCAGTAGAGAAGAGACCTGTCCTCCCTACCTCCAGCCAGAGCGTTAGATTATAA
- the LOC100843965 gene encoding protein KRTCAP2 homolog, with translation MAGTGRSMLLSLLLFAVTLSLLEMYRGSFASSELMTIAGGFISSLLFLLLLTFIGNYQEASGIKTGWGAVVVAELVALIVAGTVHRVCITTCFLFSVGLLYEVDKLSGMILARSESKARRY, from the exons ATGGCGGGCACGGGGCGGTCGATGCTGCTGTCGCTGCTCCTGTTCGCGGTGACGCTGTCGCTGCTGGAGATGTACCGGGGCAGCTTCGCCTCGTCGGAGCTCATGACCATCGCCGGCGGATTCAtcagctccctcctcttcctcctcctcctcacc TTTATTGGGAACTACCAAGAAGCTAGTGGCATTAAAACTGGCTGGGGTGCAG TTGTTGTGGCAGAACTTGTTGCTCTCATTGTAGCTGGCACTGTTCACCGTGTTTGTATCACAACATG CTTCCTATTCTCTGTTGGATTACTTTATGAGGTTGACAAGCTCTCCGGGATGATTCTTGCAAGGAGCGAGTCTAAAGCGAGGCGGTACTGA